The following proteins are co-located in the Chryseobacterium daecheongense genome:
- a CDS encoding 4-alpha-glucanotransferase, which yields MKLYFNVGYSAQIGEGLQLVIKEEGAASKVHKMFYTENGLWKCEVDYFSKSISYKYQHINERGNVLREEFVSHHLNFPHNYKEFLIFDEWNNKNFPENYLNNKILYNKLNQFIPEKITVLKKHTHLFRIEAPIYNPDWQVVLFGNTESLGSWDYERVIHLSQTDFGVWEATVEIPENEFIQYKYCIYDKSLQKVVDVETGENRFTVPNLQPDVLQVLANHYFKFKAYQMYHDAGVAVPVFSLRSEDGFGVGEFADMKKLAEWAQKTDLGIIQILPINDTTANYSWTDSYPYAAVSVYALHPQYISLENLDYALPDDLVEEYQSEKKELNALELIDYEKVIAGKWKFLKAVFSLQKTKIYKDRNFKKFIKDNEGWLIPYCAFCVLRDKYKTPNFNNWKTHKKYIAGKIAPFFSAKSKDYDDSMLHAWVQYQLHKQLKETIDHIHSLGVSVKGDLPIGIYRYSVEAWAEPELFGMDFQAGAPPDQFTELGQNWEFPTYNWEAMKKDDYRWWKNRFKALEQYFDAMRIDHILGFFRIWRMPISATQGILGYFYPAVPIVAEEFKALNIPFNFERYCKPFINDHILWKYFADESSKVLEFVNKNADGTYSFKKEFDTQRKLSDYFKKNKENSFLEEKLLSLCANVLFVTEERNGKTVYHPRFNVYNTDSYFYLSDWEKNSIYNLYHDYFFRRQDHLWYEKAMEKLPMILNATKMLICGEDLGMVPACVPVVMDELGIIALKVQRMPSDDIPFYNPKIANYMNVVTASSHDSSTLRQWWKEDPDLTQKYFNNQLIQYGKAPKDLNPYLAEIIMKQHLYNDAMLAVFPLQEYLATDEELVNPEMDNERINDPAVFPHYWRYRMHLNLESLMDKTAFNEKISHLVKDSGRK from the coding sequence ATGAAATTATACTTTAATGTAGGATACAGCGCGCAAATTGGAGAAGGATTACAGTTGGTGATCAAAGAAGAAGGAGCTGCATCTAAAGTTCATAAAATGTTCTACACAGAAAACGGTTTATGGAAATGTGAGGTGGATTATTTCTCAAAATCTATTTCTTATAAATATCAACATATCAATGAAAGAGGGAATGTCCTGAGGGAAGAGTTTGTATCCCATCATTTGAATTTTCCCCATAATTATAAAGAATTTTTAATCTTTGATGAGTGGAATAATAAGAACTTTCCTGAAAACTATCTCAACAATAAAATTCTTTATAATAAACTTAATCAGTTTATTCCGGAGAAAATTACGGTTCTCAAGAAGCATACTCATTTATTCAGGATTGAAGCTCCTATTTATAACCCGGACTGGCAGGTCGTTCTTTTTGGGAACACTGAATCTTTAGGTAGCTGGGATTATGAAAGGGTAATTCATTTATCCCAAACTGACTTTGGAGTTTGGGAAGCAACAGTGGAAATTCCTGAAAATGAATTTATACAGTATAAATATTGTATTTACGATAAAAGTTTACAGAAAGTTGTCGACGTAGAAACTGGTGAGAATAGATTTACGGTTCCTAATCTTCAGCCTGATGTTTTACAGGTCCTTGCCAACCATTATTTTAAATTTAAAGCTTATCAGATGTACCATGATGCAGGAGTTGCAGTTCCTGTATTCTCTTTGAGGAGTGAAGATGGGTTTGGTGTAGGAGAATTTGCTGATATGAAAAAGTTAGCCGAATGGGCACAAAAGACTGATCTTGGTATTATTCAGATCCTTCCTATTAATGACACTACAGCTAATTATTCCTGGACGGATTCCTATCCTTATGCCGCTGTTTCTGTTTATGCTTTACACCCACAATATATTTCACTGGAAAATCTTGATTATGCTTTACCTGATGATTTAGTTGAAGAATATCAGTCAGAAAAAAAAGAATTGAATGCTTTAGAATTGATTGATTATGAAAAAGTAATTGCCGGCAAATGGAAATTTCTGAAAGCTGTTTTTAGCTTGCAGAAGACCAAGATTTATAAAGACAGAAATTTCAAAAAGTTTATAAAAGATAATGAAGGCTGGCTGATTCCTTATTGTGCGTTTTGTGTATTGAGGGATAAATATAAAACGCCCAACTTTAATAACTGGAAAACACACAAAAAATATATTGCCGGAAAAATTGCCCCATTTTTTTCTGCAAAAAGTAAAGATTATGATGATTCGATGCTTCATGCCTGGGTTCAGTATCAACTTCATAAGCAACTGAAGGAAACTATAGATCATATTCATAGTTTGGGTGTTTCGGTAAAAGGAGATCTGCCTATTGGTATTTACAGGTATTCTGTAGAAGCCTGGGCTGAACCAGAACTGTTTGGAATGGATTTCCAGGCTGGGGCACCACCTGACCAGTTTACTGAACTGGGACAAAACTGGGAATTTCCAACCTATAACTGGGAAGCCATGAAGAAAGATGATTATCGATGGTGGAAGAACAGGTTTAAAGCTTTGGAGCAGTATTTCGATGCCATGAGAATAGATCATATTTTAGGCTTTTTCAGAATATGGAGAATGCCCATATCCGCCACTCAGGGTATACTCGGATATTTTTATCCAGCTGTTCCTATAGTAGCTGAGGAATTTAAAGCTCTGAACATTCCTTTTAATTTTGAGCGGTATTGTAAGCCTTTTATTAATGACCATATTTTATGGAAGTATTTTGCAGACGAGAGTAGTAAGGTTCTGGAGTTTGTAAATAAGAATGCCGATGGAACTTACTCATTTAAAAAAGAGTTTGATACACAAAGGAAATTATCGGACTATTTCAAAAAAAATAAGGAGAATTCTTTTTTGGAAGAAAAGCTTCTTTCTCTTTGCGCAAATGTTTTGTTTGTGACAGAAGAGAGAAATGGGAAAACTGTGTATCATCCAAGATTCAATGTATACAATACGGATTCTTATTTTTATTTGTCTGATTGGGAGAAGAATTCGATCTATAATTTGTATCACGACTATTTTTTCAGAAGGCAAGACCACCTTTGGTACGAAAAGGCCATGGAAAAATTACCTATGATACTTAACGCAACAAAAATGTTGATCTGTGGGGAAGATTTAGGAATGGTTCCGGCTTGTGTGCCTGTAGTGATGGATGAGCTCGGTATCATAGCTCTAAAAGTCCAGCGTATGCCTTCGGATGATATTCCATTCTATAATCCCAAAATTGCAAATTATATGAATGTGGTTACGGCATCATCACATGATAGCTCAACTTTACGGCAATGGTGGAAGGAGGATCCGGATTTAACTCAAAAATATTTTAATAATCAGCTGATACAATATGGAAAGGCTCCAAAAGATCTTAACCCTTATTTGGCGGAAATCATTATGAAGCAGCATTTGTACAATGATGCTATGCTGGCGGTTTTTCCTCTTCAGGAATATTTAGCGACTGATGAAGAGCTTGTAAACCCTGAAATGGATAATGAAAGAATTAATGATCCAGCTGTTTTCCCTCATTACTGGCGTTACCGCATGCATTTGAACCTCGAAAGCTTAATGGACAAAACTGCATTTAATGAAAAAATCAGTCACTTGGTAAAAGATAGTGGTCGGAAGTAA